One stretch of Nocardia mangyaensis DNA includes these proteins:
- a CDS encoding lysine N(6)-hydroxylase/L-ornithine N(5)-oxygenase family protein, producing the protein MSDIRKVDVLGVGCGPFNLSLAAMASTVDGLDILVVDSAEEFRWHPGLLFDEAKLQVSFLSDLVSLVDPTHPLSFLAYLADVDRLYPFLVREDWFPTRREYEAYLLWAAGKLDSLRFGTTVDAVRWDGERGHFEVSMSGFGTTSTLYAQHVVVGVGTEPSIPQALSTGSSALVHSAHYLYHRDTAHRAEAVTVIGSGQSGAEIVVDLLEENLRGGPAVRWWTRTPWFAPLDFTKLSLEMTTPAYMDYFHSLPEATRDRVRAGHWQFHKGISTDTLERLHDLLYRRQLLEKPQPVELRNGVAVEGLDTLPDGRLQVRGEHRDTGKKIAHTTDLVIAATGYRHRRTDFLEPLEEHLRRDSRGRLVIENNHSVHADDALRGRLFVANAEEHSHGVSAPDLDIGAVRNAKILNAVSGREVYRIPRNTAFTSFGVSGEEAVE; encoded by the coding sequence ATGAGTGACATCCGCAAAGTCGACGTTCTGGGAGTCGGCTGCGGGCCGTTCAACCTGTCGTTGGCGGCCATGGCCTCGACGGTCGACGGCCTCGACATCCTCGTGGTGGACTCCGCCGAGGAATTCCGCTGGCATCCCGGCCTCCTGTTCGACGAGGCGAAACTACAGGTCAGCTTCCTGTCCGATCTGGTCTCGCTGGTCGACCCGACGCACCCGCTGTCGTTTTTGGCCTATCTGGCCGACGTCGACCGGTTGTACCCGTTCCTGGTGCGTGAGGACTGGTTCCCGACCCGGCGCGAGTACGAGGCGTACCTGCTGTGGGCCGCCGGGAAGCTGGACTCACTGCGGTTCGGCACCACCGTCGACGCGGTGCGCTGGGATGGCGAACGCGGGCACTTCGAGGTGTCGATGTCAGGTTTCGGCACCACCTCGACGCTGTACGCGCAGCATGTGGTGGTCGGTGTGGGTACCGAACCGTCCATTCCGCAGGCGCTGTCGACCGGCTCCTCCGCACTGGTACACAGCGCGCACTACCTGTACCACCGCGATACCGCTCATCGCGCGGAGGCCGTCACCGTGATCGGCTCCGGTCAGTCCGGCGCCGAAATCGTCGTCGACCTGCTCGAAGAGAATCTGCGCGGCGGTCCGGCTGTGCGCTGGTGGACCCGGACCCCGTGGTTCGCGCCACTGGATTTCACCAAGCTGTCCTTGGAGATGACCACACCGGCGTACATGGACTACTTCCACAGTCTTCCCGAGGCCACCCGGGATCGAGTGCGGGCCGGGCACTGGCAGTTCCACAAGGGCATCTCCACCGACACCTTGGAACGCCTGCACGATCTGCTCTACCGACGTCAGTTGCTGGAGAAACCGCAGCCGGTTGAGCTGCGCAACGGTGTCGCGGTCGAGGGGCTCGATACGCTGCCCGACGGCCGCCTCCAGGTCCGGGGTGAGCACCGAGACACCGGAAAGAAGATCGCGCACACCACCGATCTGGTTATCGCGGCCACCGGTTACCGGCACCGCAGGACCGACTTCCTCGAACCCCTGGAAGAGCACCTGCGGCGTGATTCACGCGGCCGTCTGGTGATCGAGAACAACCATTCGGTGCACGCCGACGACGCGCTGCGGGGCCGGCTGTTCGTGGCCAATGCCGAGGAACACAGCCACGGTGTGTCCGCGCCGGACCTGGACATCGGTGCTGTGCGCAATGCCAAGATCCTCAACGCCGTGAGCGGTCGCGAGGTCTATCGCATTCCGCGGAATACCGCGTTCACCAGCTTCGGGGTCAGCGGCGAGGAGGCCGTCGAATAG
- a CDS encoding acyl carrier protein, whose product MSDRIRDVLHNILEEDLDLSLTDIDRESLLVEDLGIDSVAFAIGVVAIEERLGVKLTEREMAEAASVGDLEDLIRAKSGATA is encoded by the coding sequence ATGTCCGACCGAATTCGCGACGTGCTGCACAACATTCTGGAAGAAGATCTCGACCTGTCGCTCACCGACATCGACCGGGAATCGCTGCTGGTCGAGGACCTCGGCATCGACTCGGTCGCCTTCGCCATCGGCGTCGTCGCCATCGAAGAGCGCCTGGGCGTCAAGCTCACCGAGCGGGAGATGGCCGAGGCCGCCTCGGTCGGTGATCTGGAGGACCTGATCCGCGCCAAATCCGGCGCAACCGCATGA
- a CDS encoding acyl-CoA dehydrogenase family protein: MTVAAPAGSYSDLLARAFDDRVVRWTEQAEQDNTFPRVLLEHLGAQGVFARKWNDRKVTDLGEHFALARELGALGSAAIGVGVSLHDSAIAVLRRFGRTDFLRQLAEEAIAVEKVLCIGASEESGGSDLQNARTRIEPESGGYRVVGHKKFVSLSPIADYIVVVGRSLGDEPATESGNVALAVVPVSQVQVGKPYRKLGAGPLDTAAVSIDTWIPEDALIARPGTGLAVISWGLAHERYSVAGQIAASCERMLGVTLARMYDRVQFGQRLYDHQALRLRVADLQSRVDTLRHALAGVAAEGRVNLRTAASLKVTAANLGEEVASECLHIWGGIGYLDTGLPLNRWFRDMKLARVGGGTDEVLWELVAAAMKPDTDGYQALLAKVDTQ, encoded by the coding sequence ATGACAGTCGCCGCGCCCGCCGGCTCGTATTCCGATCTGCTCGCCCGGGCCTTCGACGACCGGGTGGTCCGGTGGACCGAACAGGCCGAACAGGACAACACGTTCCCACGGGTCCTGCTCGAACATCTCGGGGCCCAGGGTGTGTTCGCCCGGAAATGGAACGACCGCAAGGTCACCGACCTCGGTGAGCATTTCGCGCTGGCCCGCGAATTGGGCGCGCTCGGTTCGGCGGCCATCGGCGTCGGGGTCAGCCTGCACGATTCGGCGATCGCCGTGCTGCGCCGATTCGGGCGCACCGATTTCCTGCGGCAACTCGCCGAGGAGGCGATCGCGGTCGAGAAAGTGCTGTGCATCGGGGCGTCGGAGGAATCCGGCGGCTCGGACCTGCAGAACGCCCGGACCCGGATCGAGCCGGAAAGCGGCGGCTATCGGGTTGTCGGGCACAAGAAGTTCGTTTCGCTCTCGCCGATCGCCGACTACATCGTCGTCGTCGGGCGCAGCCTCGGCGACGAACCGGCGACCGAATCGGGCAATGTCGCGCTGGCCGTGGTGCCGGTATCACAGGTGCAGGTCGGCAAGCCCTACCGCAAGCTCGGCGCCGGTCCGCTGGATACCGCCGCGGTGAGCATCGACACCTGGATCCCGGAGGACGCGCTCATCGCGCGTCCCGGCACCGGTCTGGCGGTGATCAGCTGGGGGCTGGCACACGAACGCTACTCGGTGGCCGGCCAGATCGCCGCGTCCTGCGAGCGCATGCTCGGCGTGACGCTGGCCCGGATGTACGACCGCGTCCAGTTCGGCCAGCGGCTCTACGACCATCAGGCGCTGCGGTTACGCGTCGCCGACCTGCAATCGCGGGTCGATACCCTGCGCCACGCCTTGGCCGGCGTCGCAGCCGAGGGGCGTGTCAATCTGCGTACCGCCGCCTCGCTCAAAGTCACCGCGGCCAATCTCGGCGAAGAAGTGGCCTCGGAGTGCCTGCACATCTGGGGCGGAATCGGCTACCTCGACACCGGGCTTCCACTGAATCGCTGGTTCCGGGACATGAAACTGGCGCGCGTCGGCGGCGGCACCGACGAGGTGCTGTGGGAGTTGGTCGCTGCGGCCATGAAGCCCGACACGGACGGCTACCAGGCTCTACTCGCGAAAGTGGACACGCAATGA
- a CDS encoding long-chain-fatty-acid--CoA ligase, translated as MSRITQLLFDEPVSEVNGLWSGPDASELTFRSWDQLRATARRVAAGLAEAGVQPGDSVAILAGPADEVTVAVQAIWMRGAVFTMLHQPTPRMNLETWLTDTRSVIEMLGARVVVLSEPFTEAVRDLDLGAPSVVIDELAERTDTIEPVPTAEDDTAILQLTSGTTGVPKAVAISYRNLHQNQAAMVDRTGFTADWVGVSWLPLYHDMGMIGLLLAPLFAQATTVVVPPLAFLKNPLCWAELIGRFDGNYTAAPNFAYSLIARRLRRAPEGAYDLSSLRVAINGAEIVDEATLLEFLDAAARFGFRPEALMPAYGMAETTLATSFTDAGARYSVDVIDAGRSEGEGVVERDSVGASRTLMRLGTPVTGIELKVVDGAGTALPADRIGEILVRGDAVTRRYLLPDGYVSAVDADGWLATGDLGYVTATGETVVTGRQKDIIIVSGRNIAPTTVERAAAGVDGVRAGSVAALAVRLPGMAREGIAVIAESDLAEDAEQSERIRREVARAVYDDIGIAPAVVTIVHKGALPKTPSGKLRRSSAASLIPV; from the coding sequence ATGAGCAGAATCACCCAGTTGCTTTTCGACGAACCAGTTTCCGAGGTCAACGGCTTGTGGAGCGGACCCGACGCATCGGAGCTGACCTTCCGGTCCTGGGATCAGTTGCGGGCCACGGCCCGCCGGGTCGCCGCCGGATTGGCCGAGGCGGGGGTGCAACCCGGTGACTCCGTCGCGATCCTCGCGGGCCCGGCGGACGAGGTCACCGTGGCCGTCCAGGCGATCTGGATGCGTGGCGCGGTGTTCACCATGCTGCACCAGCCCACCCCGCGCATGAATCTCGAGACCTGGCTGACGGATACGCGTTCGGTGATCGAGATGCTGGGCGCCCGGGTGGTGGTGCTGAGTGAGCCGTTCACCGAGGCCGTGCGAGATCTCGATCTCGGTGCGCCGAGTGTTGTCATCGATGAGCTGGCCGAGCGGACCGACACGATCGAGCCTGTGCCGACCGCCGAGGACGATACCGCCATCCTGCAGCTGACCTCCGGCACCACCGGTGTGCCGAAGGCGGTGGCGATCTCCTACCGGAATCTGCATCAGAATCAGGCTGCCATGGTGGACCGGACAGGCTTCACCGCCGACTGGGTGGGCGTCAGCTGGTTGCCGCTCTACCACGATATGGGCATGATCGGTTTGCTCCTCGCCCCGCTGTTCGCGCAAGCGACAACGGTGGTCGTTCCGCCGCTCGCGTTCCTGAAGAATCCACTGTGCTGGGCGGAGCTGATCGGCCGATTCGATGGAAACTACACGGCGGCGCCCAATTTCGCCTATTCGCTGATCGCCCGGCGGCTGCGCCGGGCGCCCGAGGGCGCCTATGACCTGTCGTCCCTACGGGTCGCGATCAACGGCGCGGAGATCGTCGACGAAGCGACCCTGCTGGAATTCCTGGATGCGGCAGCACGGTTCGGGTTCCGTCCGGAGGCTCTGATGCCGGCCTACGGTATGGCCGAGACGACCCTTGCCACATCGTTCACCGATGCCGGCGCACGCTATTCGGTGGATGTCATCGATGCCGGACGGTCCGAAGGCGAGGGCGTGGTCGAGCGTGACTCGGTCGGCGCATCGCGAACGCTGATGCGGTTGGGAACACCTGTCACCGGGATCGAATTGAAGGTGGTCGATGGAGCCGGGACGGCGCTTCCGGCCGACCGGATCGGCGAGATCCTGGTCCGCGGAGACGCGGTGACCCGGCGGTATCTCCTGCCCGATGGTTACGTGTCGGCCGTGGATGCCGACGGCTGGCTGGCCACCGGCGACCTGGGGTACGTCACCGCTACCGGTGAGACCGTGGTGACCGGACGGCAGAAGGACATCATCATTGTCTCCGGCCGCAATATCGCGCCCACCACGGTGGAGCGTGCGGCGGCCGGAGTCGACGGTGTGCGCGCCGGCAGCGTGGCGGCATTGGCCGTGCGCCTGCCCGGGATGGCGCGCGAGGGCATCGCCGTGATCGCCGAATCCGATCTCGCCGAGGACGCCGAGCAGAGTGAGCGGATCCGGAGGGAAGTGGCGCGGGCGGTCTACGACGATATCGGCATCGCCCCGGCAGTCGTCACGATCGTGCACAAGGGCGCACTGCCCAAGACCCCGTCGGGCAAGCTGCGTCGTTCGTCGGCCGCGAGCCTTATTCCGGTCTGA
- a CDS encoding pyridoxal phosphate-dependent decarboxylase family protein, with the protein MSEKIAFPRRQRSKFANPGDGWTAIGHGLAQLAGPVESRHHGAPLPWGNPAEVLEAVAEQLGPEQVPDHGAGEDAALNRVAELIAAYGLDLTHRHATAHLQPPSLRVAVIADALASATNASLDTYDSGPATLAIENWTISALAKLAGFTERSGGVFGPGGSYSNLLALLIARDHCAARLGIDTRSNGVSGLPRPVVLCSQIAHFSVHRACAALGLGESAAIGVPVDSAHRMIPEALDELLTGLADSHTPVAIVATAGTTDFGSVDPLPEIADIAARHDVWMHVDAAYGFGTLFSDKLAGLLTGLERADSVTLDLHKVGWQPAAASVLLLADQHRFSSLNRSVAYLNPDDDVEAGFGGLLGQTLQTTRRPDVLKVLATFLAYGRTGLGEMLDTCHDLARHAERRIANEPQLELVAPVTMTTVVFRYRCEDLDHDQVNGELRRRLISSGKALIGRTQVRFHGAGEPRTCVKLTLLNPETTEQDIDALFDELLRVGLEVESEGLRSSHGEMVKIHE; encoded by the coding sequence GTGTCAGAGAAAATCGCATTCCCACGAAGGCAGAGATCCAAGTTCGCCAACCCGGGAGACGGGTGGACGGCCATCGGCCACGGCCTCGCGCAGTTGGCCGGTCCGGTCGAATCCCGGCATCACGGCGCACCGCTGCCCTGGGGAAACCCGGCCGAAGTGCTCGAGGCCGTGGCCGAGCAACTGGGCCCGGAGCAGGTTCCCGACCACGGGGCCGGAGAGGACGCGGCGCTGAACCGGGTGGCCGAACTGATCGCCGCCTACGGCCTGGACCTCACCCACCGGCATGCGACGGCGCACCTGCAGCCACCCTCGCTGCGGGTGGCGGTGATCGCCGATGCGCTGGCCAGCGCCACCAACGCATCGCTGGATACCTATGATTCGGGGCCGGCGACACTGGCCATCGAGAACTGGACCATCAGCGCATTGGCCAAGCTGGCCGGTTTCACCGAAAGGTCCGGTGGCGTCTTCGGCCCGGGCGGCTCCTACTCGAATCTGCTCGCGCTGCTGATCGCTCGTGACCACTGCGCCGCCCGGCTCGGCATCGATACCCGCAGCAACGGCGTGAGCGGTCTGCCCCGCCCGGTGGTGCTGTGTTCGCAGATCGCGCATTTCTCCGTCCACCGCGCGTGCGCGGCACTCGGTCTCGGAGAAAGCGCGGCGATCGGAGTTCCGGTCGATTCCGCGCACCGGATGATCCCGGAGGCACTCGACGAGCTGCTCACCGGACTCGCCGACAGCCACACCCCGGTCGCGATCGTGGCCACGGCAGGCACCACCGATTTCGGTTCCGTCGATCCGTTGCCCGAGATCGCCGACATCGCGGCGCGCCACGATGTCTGGATGCACGTCGATGCCGCATACGGCTTCGGCACACTGTTCTCCGACAAGCTGGCCGGTCTGCTCACCGGCCTCGAACGGGCGGATTCGGTGACACTGGACCTGCACAAGGTCGGCTGGCAGCCGGCCGCCGCCAGTGTGCTGCTGCTCGCCGATCAGCACCGATTCTCCTCGCTGAACCGGTCGGTGGCCTACCTCAACCCGGACGACGATGTCGAGGCCGGCTTCGGTGGCCTGCTCGGCCAGACCTTGCAGACCACTCGTCGCCCTGATGTGCTGAAGGTGCTTGCCACCTTTCTCGCCTACGGCCGCACCGGGTTGGGGGAGATGCTCGACACCTGCCACGATCTCGCCCGTCATGCCGAGCGCCGTATCGCGAACGAGCCGCAGCTCGAGCTCGTCGCACCGGTCACCATGACCACGGTCGTGTTCCGCTACCGCTGCGAGGATCTGGACCACGATCAGGTGAACGGGGAACTGCGCCGTCGCCTGATCAGCTCCGGTAAGGCGCTCATCGGGCGTACCCAGGTGCGCTTCCACGGTGCGGGCGAGCCCCGTACCTGCGTGAAGCTGACCCTGCTCAACCCGGAGACCACCGAGCAGGACATCGATGCCCTGTTCGATGAGTTGTTGCGTGTCGGGCTGGAAGTGGAATCCGAAGGTCTGCGTAGCAGCCACGGCGAGATGGTGAAGATCCATGAGTGA
- a CDS encoding wax ester/triacylglycerol synthase domain-containing protein — MTDTSVMKLTPSDHTYLHLDTASSPMHWSMLLELSADGTHLKMGDVRERVRERSGLFELFRLGIEHGRWRRPREVVAETVDVDSHLAAAEYTDAAELSTQVTALLETPLPRPQPMWHITLFTPAGDGSQYFLLRVHHAVSDGIAGAAFAALLADGTAEELAEFERFATSPRFRTPDIEPGVLKEAKAAFAEQHAAGKTGRSWPKLTTSGRREYALYSASTRDLRRAAKAHDASVHEFLLAAVGRAISLAPPGAVPAEVVRVTLPVTNDPDFRHTGNAVIVTPFNLAGNVPDLDRQIQRCKSELAGIEKRRPELTSAAPATEPGLPWALRRVIGSAAMKHMSPDIHIGINPGFSRLRSVLGKPITELSALSPLAGYSFSVTSLILGKRTSFGIVMDPAALPPGYADTFVEYFDQVLGEA; from the coding sequence ATGACAGACACCTCGGTGATGAAGCTGACCCCTTCCGATCACACCTACCTGCACCTGGACACCGCGAGCAGTCCGATGCACTGGTCGATGCTGCTCGAACTGTCCGCCGACGGCACTCACCTGAAAATGGGCGATGTGCGCGAACGGGTGCGTGAGCGCAGTGGACTGTTCGAACTGTTCCGGCTGGGCATCGAGCACGGGCGCTGGCGCCGACCGCGCGAAGTGGTGGCCGAGACGGTCGATGTGGACAGCCATCTGGCCGCCGCCGAATACACTGACGCGGCGGAGTTGAGCACGCAGGTCACCGCGCTGCTCGAAACACCGCTGCCCAGGCCGCAACCGATGTGGCATATCACGCTGTTCACCCCGGCCGGTGACGGCTCCCAATACTTCCTGCTACGAGTGCATCACGCGGTGTCCGACGGCATCGCCGGCGCCGCGTTCGCCGCACTGCTGGCCGACGGTACGGCCGAGGAACTCGCCGAGTTCGAGCGATTCGCGACCAGCCCCCGGTTCCGCACGCCCGACATCGAGCCGGGGGTCCTGAAGGAAGCGAAGGCTGCCTTCGCCGAACAGCACGCGGCCGGAAAGACCGGCCGTAGCTGGCCGAAACTCACCACATCGGGCCGGCGCGAATACGCCTTGTACAGTGCGTCCACCCGAGATCTGCGCCGCGCCGCCAAGGCGCACGACGCCTCGGTGCACGAGTTCCTGCTCGCCGCCGTCGGCCGCGCGATCAGCCTTGCCCCGCCCGGTGCGGTGCCCGCCGAAGTCGTGCGGGTGACCCTGCCGGTGACCAACGACCCGGATTTCCGGCACACCGGCAACGCCGTGATCGTCACGCCGTTCAATCTGGCCGGCAACGTTCCCGATCTCGATCGGCAGATTCAGCGATGCAAATCGGAACTGGCCGGCATCGAGAAGCGCCGCCCCGAACTGACTTCCGCGGCGCCGGCGACCGAACCCGGGCTGCCGTGGGCGCTGCGGCGCGTGATCGGTAGCGCGGCCATGAAGCACATGAGTCCCGATATCCATATCGGCATCAACCCCGGATTCTCCAGGCTACGTTCCGTACTCGGGAAACCGATCACCGAACTGAGCGCGCTGTCGCCGCTGGCCGGTTACTCGTTCTCGGTGACGTCGCTGATTCTGGGCAAGCGGACATCGTTCGGCATCGTGATGGACCCCGCGGCCCTGCCGCCGGGGTACGCCGACACCTTCGTCGAGTACTTCGACCAGGTACTCGGCGAGGCGTAG
- a CDS encoding condensation domain-containing protein: MTTLLTDERLEVLRRRLAAAGAGARPAASPATAETASTGGLAVAERRMWKIYQLDPDSISHNIGLILDFTGSHTIGSVIAAFELMVGHAAVLRSVIVAGATGDPRRKAVEHSGRWVEPGAVWEWGTLPPHAALTATGAPIGREQIRAAAEALAQAPFDLTREPPLRARIFADADGAVTAALVVHHLAVDDTSWPLLLGTLVSGSWPAVAGRPARPTKVASPDEIDRVLRHAQDTWAAADVRYPLSGELPSDSAEQSWLAPLADAVGLRLETPIESAGIEALDGVAREVGATLNALLIGVCAVSVYTLTGAADHVLLVPADNRDPDDGPDRVGYSGNIVPMRFRFDPAASVRDALRAAVSVVYRAMEFATVDYGTVLTALRTAGGRFPVAEIMASVRNAPLRGIPVPDQGPVNYESVFHGVGNYPLTLAFERGADEGVHLEVDYQPNAVGAEFARGAGVVVSAVVTTIPRALDRPLNELVRTVRESTAATT; the protein is encoded by the coding sequence ATGACGACCTTACTGACCGACGAGCGACTGGAAGTCCTGCGGCGGCGCCTGGCTGCCGCGGGAGCCGGCGCCCGCCCGGCGGCGAGCCCCGCGACCGCCGAGACGGCTTCCACCGGCGGTCTCGCCGTCGCCGAACGCCGTATGTGGAAGATCTACCAGCTCGACCCGGACTCGATATCCCACAATATCGGCCTGATCCTGGACTTCACCGGCTCCCATACGATCGGCTCGGTGATCGCCGCGTTCGAGCTCATGGTGGGCCACGCGGCGGTGCTCCGCTCGGTGATCGTCGCCGGGGCGACGGGCGATCCGCGCCGCAAGGCCGTCGAGCACAGCGGCCGCTGGGTCGAGCCCGGCGCCGTCTGGGAGTGGGGCACACTGCCGCCGCACGCCGCACTGACCGCTACCGGTGCACCGATCGGCCGCGAGCAGATCCGGGCGGCTGCCGAGGCATTGGCTCAGGCCCCGTTCGATCTCACCCGGGAGCCGCCGTTGCGGGCGCGGATCTTCGCGGACGCCGACGGCGCGGTCACGGCGGCGCTGGTCGTCCATCACCTGGCCGTGGACGACACCTCCTGGCCATTGCTGCTGGGTACGCTGGTCTCCGGTTCCTGGCCCGCCGTCGCCGGCCGTCCGGCCCGCCCTACGAAGGTCGCGAGTCCCGACGAGATCGACCGGGTACTGCGGCACGCCCAGGACACCTGGGCGGCCGCGGACGTCCGGTACCCGTTGTCGGGTGAGTTGCCCAGTGACAGCGCCGAGCAGAGCTGGCTCGCTCCGCTCGCCGATGCCGTCGGTCTCCGCCTCGAAACACCGATCGAGTCCGCGGGCATCGAGGCGTTGGACGGGGTCGCCCGCGAAGTCGGCGCCACCCTCAACGCACTTCTCATCGGAGTGTGCGCGGTGAGCGTGTACACCCTCACCGGCGCCGCCGACCATGTCCTGCTGGTGCCCGCCGACAACCGTGATCCCGATGACGGCCCCGACCGGGTCGGCTACAGCGGCAACATCGTCCCGATGCGCTTCCGCTTCGATCCGGCGGCGAGCGTGCGTGATGCACTGCGCGCGGCGGTGTCGGTGGTGTACCGGGCGATGGAGTTCGCCACTGTCGACTACGGCACCGTGCTCACCGCGTTGCGCACCGCGGGCGGGCGCTTCCCCGTCGCCGAGATCATGGCGTCCGTGCGCAATGCGCCACTACGCGGCATCCCGGTGCCGGACCAGGGCCCGGTGAACTACGAGTCCGTATTCCACGGCGTCGGCAACTACCCCCTGACGCTGGCCTTCGAACGCGGCGCGGACGAAGGCGTCCACCTGGAGGTCGATTACCAGCCGAACGCGGTCGGCGCCGAGTTCGCCCGCGGTGCGGGCGTTGTGGTCTCCGCAGTCGTCACAACCATTCCACGTGCGTTGGACCGGCCCCTGAACGAACTCGTTCGGACCGTCCGGGAATCCACCGCCGCAACCACCTAG